From Sporocytophaga myxococcoides, the proteins below share one genomic window:
- a CDS encoding cation-translocating P-type ATPase, with protein MLDKTGFSFELLFHTFSEEKVMDFLLSDSKKGITADEANSRIAQYGPNKLAAVKEKSTVRILLEQFQNAITYLLAGAAFISLFFHDATNSIAIGGVILINALIGFFIELQARKSMEGLRSLEISLAKVIRGSELSEINSDLLAIGDLVYIKAGDMIPADGRLVTLNNLEINESPLTGESLPVEKLCDPLPELTPLADRTNMVYKGTSVIKGNGYFLVTATGLHTELGKISTMTQSAENTSTPLDAKLEKLTKTLIWITAAMACIFIIAGLLRKQELYIIVETAIALAVAAIPEGLPIVSTIALAYGMLRLAKRNAIIKKLYSVETLGGTNIIFTDKTGTLTENVMEVNLIAFPHKTFELKSNFDNRKNTFLNDEITDFESALNELYLTASLCNNANLGITSGKAIGDPIEIALLRLAHSGGIDTNILKDEYVRVNEKPFSSDTKMMAVLVRSGDEFIVAAKGSVEAILSKCSRYFKESEVLPVDASFIELLHKEAERISSMGLRVLAFAIKHQAQEEQEYLKDLTFIGLVGFLDPPRHDIGFAMESCKTAGVKVIMVTGDHPKTGFTIARKVGIVEDEEEESALMTGSQLQALDIHGQDKERVMNTRVFARVTPAQKLDLVGLYQDEGNIVAMTGDGINDTPALKKADIGIAMGTRGTQVAKETADVVLKDDSFVSIVEAIFQGRVIFQNIREFIIFLLSCNLSEVFLVVASGFIDPRIVLLPIQILFLNLITDVFPALALGLGKGERNIMKLPPRNPESSILDGNDWKSLVVYCLCISGSIIGGVLIFEEHFADEPAIIQDMIFYSLALAQLWHVFNLSSAKSSFFVNEITRNKFVWLALAFCIALLAITGIFPVAQKILQVKPLTIEIWGGIFIISLMPVVLTQLLKRAFKIID; from the coding sequence GTGCTTGACAAAACAGGATTTTCATTCGAACTTTTATTCCATACCTTTTCAGAAGAAAAGGTTATGGATTTTTTATTATCTGATTCTAAGAAAGGAATAACCGCTGATGAGGCAAATAGCAGAATTGCTCAATATGGTCCGAACAAGTTAGCTGCTGTAAAAGAAAAGTCTACTGTCAGGATTTTACTTGAGCAGTTTCAGAATGCAATTACTTATTTACTGGCCGGAGCTGCTTTCATATCCCTTTTTTTTCATGATGCCACTAATTCAATTGCCATTGGAGGTGTCATTCTGATTAATGCTCTTATTGGTTTTTTTATTGAATTGCAGGCAAGGAAATCAATGGAAGGTTTGAGAAGCCTTGAAATTTCTCTTGCCAAGGTTATCAGAGGTTCTGAATTATCCGAAATCAATTCTGACTTACTTGCAATCGGCGATCTTGTTTATATTAAAGCAGGGGATATGATTCCTGCTGATGGAAGGCTTGTAACTCTTAATAATCTGGAGATAAATGAATCGCCACTTACCGGTGAATCGCTTCCAGTAGAAAAGTTATGTGACCCTCTTCCTGAATTAACTCCTTTGGCTGACAGAACTAACATGGTCTATAAAGGAACTTCTGTTATAAAAGGAAATGGATATTTTTTAGTAACTGCTACTGGCTTGCATACCGAGCTTGGGAAAATTTCAACAATGACCCAGAGTGCAGAAAATACGTCAACTCCTTTGGATGCCAAACTTGAAAAGCTAACCAAAACTCTTATCTGGATTACAGCAGCTATGGCTTGTATCTTTATCATAGCAGGTCTTTTGAGAAAGCAGGAACTTTATATTATAGTGGAGACAGCCATTGCTCTTGCAGTTGCCGCAATTCCAGAAGGGCTTCCAATTGTTTCTACTATAGCCCTAGCCTACGGTATGCTGAGACTGGCAAAAAGAAATGCTATAATCAAAAAGCTTTATTCTGTTGAAACCCTGGGGGGAACGAATATTATCTTTACTGACAAGACAGGGACTCTTACTGAAAATGTAATGGAGGTAAACTTGATCGCTTTTCCTCACAAGACGTTTGAGTTGAAAAGCAATTTTGATAACCGTAAAAATACTTTTCTCAATGATGAAATAACCGATTTTGAAAGCGCACTGAATGAGTTGTATCTAACCGCTTCTCTGTGCAACAATGCTAACCTTGGTATAACTTCTGGAAAAGCCATCGGAGACCCGATAGAAATAGCATTGCTGAGACTCGCACATTCCGGTGGAATTGATACAAATATTCTGAAGGATGAATATGTAAGAGTTAATGAGAAACCTTTTAGCTCAGATACTAAGATGATGGCTGTATTGGTCAGATCGGGTGATGAGTTTATAGTAGCAGCAAAAGGTTCTGTTGAAGCAATCCTTTCTAAATGTAGCAGATATTTTAAAGAGTCAGAAGTGTTGCCTGTTGATGCTTCTTTTATTGAGCTTTTGCATAAAGAGGCTGAGAGGATTTCATCGATGGGGTTGAGGGTACTTGCTTTTGCAATAAAACATCAGGCACAGGAGGAACAAGAGTATCTTAAAGACCTTACATTTATCGGCCTCGTAGGTTTTCTTGATCCTCCCAGGCATGATATAGGTTTTGCAATGGAAAGTTGTAAGACAGCAGGAGTAAAAGTAATTATGGTCACCGGAGATCATCCTAAAACAGGTTTTACCATTGCCAGGAAGGTAGGTATTGTAGAAGATGAGGAAGAAGAAAGCGCACTGATGACAGGCTCTCAACTTCAGGCGCTTGATATACATGGGCAGGATAAGGAGCGAGTAATGAATACACGCGTTTTCGCCAGAGTCACACCTGCACAGAAGTTAGATCTTGTTGGCCTTTATCAGGATGAGGGGAATATTGTAGCTATGACAGGTGATGGTATTAATGACACACCTGCACTGAAAAAAGCGGATATCGGAATAGCCATGGGAACTAGAGGAACACAGGTAGCTAAAGAAACGGCTGATGTTGTTTTAAAAGATGACTCATTTGTCTCTATCGTAGAAGCTATCTTTCAGGGAAGGGTTATCTTTCAAAATATAAGGGAGTTTATAATCTTTCTTTTATCCTGTAACCTGAGTGAAGTTTTCTTAGTAGTTGCTTCAGGATTTATAGACCCAAGAATTGTTTTGCTACCGATTCAGATTTTATTCCTTAACCTCATTACCGATGTTTTTCCTGCACTGGCATTGGGGCTGGGTAAGGGAGAAAGAAATATAATGAAACTTCCTCCTAGAAATCCGGAATCTTCGATTCTTGATGGAAATGACTGGAAATCACTTGTCGTTTATTGCCTATGCATTTCAGGTTCTATCATTGGCGGAGTATTGATTTTTGAAGAACATTTTGCTGATGAACCTGCAATAATTCAGGATATGATATTTTATTCCCTGGCTCTTGCTCAGCTCTGGCATGTTTTTAATTTATCTTCAGCGAAGAGTTCGTTTTTTGTGAACGAGATTACAAGAAATAAATTTGTCTGGCTGGCTCTTGCATTTTGTATAGCCCTCCTGGCTATTACCGGAATATTTCCAGTTGCTCAGAAAATTTTACAGGTAAAACCGCTTACGATTGAGATATGGGGAGGGATATTTATTATAAGCCTGATGCCTGTGGTTTTAACTCAGCTTTTAAAAAGGGCTTTTAAAATAATAGATTAA
- a CDS encoding PAS domain-containing sensor histidine kinase, which yields MADYLLDDFFYLAEECMCITSGDGYFKKVNPAFAKMLGYSEEEICTMHFSCFIYPDDLKITSKIYKSFGQETFHQDPLEVRYLAKNGNVKWIKWNKVLKVNDNTVYGIGRDITETKRFESEIEDNRNKLYEIIELVPHPIFLKDSQGRYILVNKAQAELFCTTIHNLLGKDDSYFIKDDNELRGIQESDIKVTLLKEIVTLPEQNITHLDGTNRILHTTKVPFISNFDKEVNILGVSIDLTEVKNAEQELRKINFELDSFVYRASHDLRAPLCSITGLLNLIKKEKDPMIINECIEQAKSSVKRLDSFIADLTNFSRNNRLRIISSKINFTDIVNECLESLKFMDNADQIKIELSTEEHYEFYNDENRLKIIFMNLISNAIKYHSLEQPYPFLRIRIFTSETGAKIEIEDNGSGIEISYHQKIFEMFFRASEKSFGSGLGLYIVKQVIDRLNGSISLKSEVNRGTIFSITLPNQD from the coding sequence GTGGCAGATTACTTACTGGATGACTTCTTTTACCTTGCGGAAGAATGTATGTGCATCACAAGTGGAGATGGATACTTTAAAAAAGTAAATCCCGCTTTTGCAAAAATGCTGGGTTATAGTGAAGAAGAAATTTGTACGATGCATTTTTCCTGCTTTATATACCCTGATGATTTAAAAATTACTTCTAAAATTTATAAAAGCTTTGGTCAGGAAACATTCCATCAAGACCCGCTTGAAGTCAGATATCTTGCTAAAAACGGAAATGTCAAATGGATAAAGTGGAATAAAGTACTAAAGGTTAATGACAACACAGTTTATGGTATAGGCAGGGATATTACCGAAACCAAAAGATTTGAATCTGAAATTGAAGACAACAGGAACAAACTTTATGAGATCATTGAGTTAGTCCCCCATCCTATTTTTCTTAAAGACAGCCAAGGCCGGTATATCCTGGTAAACAAGGCGCAGGCTGAGCTCTTCTGCACCACCATCCACAATTTACTTGGGAAAGATGACAGTTACTTCATTAAGGATGATAACGAATTGAGAGGTATTCAGGAAAGTGATATTAAAGTAACCCTCCTTAAAGAAATAGTTACACTCCCGGAACAAAACATAACCCACCTGGATGGCACGAACAGAATACTTCATACAACAAAAGTTCCCTTTATCAGTAATTTTGATAAAGAAGTTAACATCCTTGGTGTCTCCATTGATTTAACAGAGGTCAAAAATGCAGAACAGGAACTTAGAAAGATCAATTTTGAACTCGACAGTTTCGTTTACAGAGCATCACATGACTTGAGAGCTCCACTCTGCAGTATCACAGGATTACTTAATCTGATCAAAAAAGAAAAAGATCCTATGATTATCAATGAATGTATTGAGCAAGCTAAAAGTAGCGTCAAAAGACTCGATTCCTTCATTGCGGATCTGACCAATTTTTCAAGAAACAACCGTCTCAGAATTATTTCATCTAAAATCAACTTTACAGATATTGTTAACGAATGCCTGGAAAGTCTGAAATTTATGGATAATGCAGATCAGATTAAAATAGAATTGAGTACTGAAGAACACTACGAATTCTATAATGATGAAAATAGGTTGAAAATCATTTTCATGAACCTGATATCCAATGCTATCAAATACCATTCGCTTGAACAACCTTATCCCTTTCTTAGAATCAGGATCTTTACTTCTGAAACAGGTGCAAAAATTGAAATTGAAGATAACGGATCAGGAATAGAGATCTCCTATCATCAGAAAATTTTTGAAATGTTTTTTAGAGCTTCAGAGAAATCCTTTGGCAGTGGTCTTGGATTATACATCGTGAAACAAGTGATAGACCGGCTCAATGGCAGTATATCATTAAAATCTGAAGTAAACCGCGGAACTATTTTCAGCATTACCTTACCAAACCAGGATTAA
- a CDS encoding thioredoxin family protein, translating to MKHIIAILFLFSVSISIAQTTGYKPGDKAIDFSLKNIDGKNVSLKNYTDAKGYIVVFTCNHCPYAKAYESRIEELNKKYASKGYPVIAINPNDPIAYPEDSYENMQKNAAEKHFTFPYLLDETQNIAKAYGALKTPHVYILKKINNELIVKYVGAIDDNSESAKDVKKKYAENALNELLQDKTVKEPETKAIGCSIKWKK from the coding sequence ATGAAACACATCATAGCGATCTTGTTTTTGTTCTCAGTTTCCATCTCTATAGCTCAGACTACAGGATACAAACCAGGTGATAAGGCAATTGATTTCTCATTAAAAAATATTGATGGCAAGAATGTATCATTAAAAAATTATACTGATGCCAAAGGCTATATCGTGGTTTTTACATGTAACCATTGCCCTTATGCAAAAGCATATGAAAGCAGAATAGAAGAGCTCAATAAGAAATATGCATCAAAAGGATATCCTGTAATAGCTATTAATCCAAATGACCCTATTGCATATCCCGAAGACTCCTATGAAAACATGCAGAAGAATGCTGCAGAAAAACATTTTACATTTCCTTATCTTCTGGATGAAACACAGAATATAGCAAAAGCATATGGGGCCCTTAAAACTCCTCATGTTTATATCCTGAAAAAAATTAACAATGAACTCATTGTAAAATATGTAGGTGCTATTGATGACAATTCGGAAAGTGCGAAAGATGTGAAGAAGAAATATGCTGAGAATGCCCTTAATGAATTACTTCAGGATAAAACAGTTAAAGAACCTGAAACAAAGGCTATAGGATGTAGCATTAAATGGAAAAAATAA